From Streptomyces asiaticus, one genomic window encodes:
- a CDS encoding baeRF2 domain-containing protein: MQLAHLQPLYDRPGPWASVYFDTSHPDESAAEEQERAAREASRRLQGQGADQATCRAVCDRLAALPPGAGPAGWAVFATAGEVVLDTPLLTPPPMSEPPCWSALPHVGRLLELTGEDPSCLVAYIDRTGADIELRDARGGDRVGSVEGRQWPVHRTATADWSERHFQLKTENTWEQNAALIADELGACRQETGADLLVLAGDPRERRAVHERLPKELRSAAVETSRGGRAPGSAPHGSHAARLLDQEVDDARARYAQERGEEALERFQAGRMPSGGRVEAAEGVPALVDAAREHRIGSLLIRPDGPDLYREVWVGTEPDQLALRRTDVQYLGDTQPSPARADDALIRSAVATGAEALTVAPAEAEPNGDDIPVGGLGALLRWPYGGGTG; encoded by the coding sequence ATGCAACTCGCACATCTCCAACCGCTCTACGACCGCCCCGGCCCCTGGGCCAGCGTCTACTTCGACACCTCGCACCCCGACGAATCCGCGGCCGAGGAACAGGAACGCGCCGCCCGCGAGGCGAGCCGCCGGCTGCAAGGGCAGGGCGCCGACCAGGCCACCTGCCGTGCGGTGTGCGACAGGCTGGCCGCGCTGCCGCCCGGTGCGGGACCGGCCGGGTGGGCCGTCTTCGCCACGGCCGGTGAGGTGGTCCTCGACACCCCGCTGCTGACCCCGCCGCCGATGAGCGAGCCCCCATGCTGGTCGGCGCTTCCCCATGTGGGACGGCTGCTGGAGCTGACCGGCGAGGACCCGTCCTGCCTGGTGGCGTACATCGACCGCACCGGCGCTGACATCGAGCTGCGCGACGCGCGCGGCGGCGACCGGGTCGGCTCGGTGGAGGGCCGGCAGTGGCCGGTGCACCGGACCGCCACCGCCGACTGGTCGGAGCGCCACTTCCAGCTCAAGACGGAGAACACCTGGGAGCAGAACGCGGCCCTGATCGCCGATGAGCTGGGCGCCTGCCGGCAGGAGACCGGCGCGGATCTGTTGGTGCTGGCCGGGGACCCGCGCGAGCGGCGCGCGGTCCACGAGCGGCTGCCCAAGGAGCTGCGCTCGGCGGCGGTGGAGACCTCACGCGGGGGCCGCGCCCCCGGTTCCGCCCCGCACGGCAGCCACGCCGCCCGGCTGCTGGACCAGGAGGTGGACGACGCACGCGCCCGCTACGCCCAGGAACGCGGCGAGGAGGCGCTGGAGCGGTTCCAGGCCGGCCGGATGCCCTCCGGTGGGCGCGTGGAGGCGGCCGAGGGGGTTCCGGCGCTGGTCGACGCGGCACGTGAGCACCGCATAGGCTCGTTGCTGATACGCCCCGACGGGCCCGATCTGTACCGCGAGGTATGGGTGGGCACCGAACCCGACCAGCTGGCCCTGCGCCGTACCGATGTCCAGTACCTGGGCGACACCCAGCCGTCCCCGGCCCGCGCCGACGACGCGCTGATCCGCTCGGCCGTGGCCACCGGCGCCGAAGCGCTGACGGTGGCACCGGCCGAGGCGGAGCCGAACGGCGACGACATCCCGGTGGGCGGCCTCGGCGCACTGCTGCGCTGGCCGTACGGGGGCGGCACGGGTTGA